GCGTCTGGCAGCACTTCACGGTGCCGATCAGCGAGCTGTCCGAGTCCAGCTTCGACGACGGCTTCGGCTTCGATGGCTCCAGCATCCGCGGCTGGCAGCCCATCCACGCCAGCGACATGCTGGTCATCCCTGATCCCACCACCGCCAAGATGGACCCGTTCTTTGAGGTCCCGACCCTGGTGCTGATTGGCGACATCGTCGATCCCTTGACCCGGGTGCCGTACAGCCGGGATCCCCGCAACATCGCCAAGAAGGCCGAGGCCTATCTGGCGTCCACGGGCCTGGGCGACACCGCCTTCTTCGGCCCGGAGGCGGAGTTCTTCATCTTCGACGACGTCCGCTTCTCTTCCAACCCCTACGGCTCGTTCTACCAGATCGATTCCGTGGAGGGCATCTGGAACTCCGACCGGGACGAGAACCCGAACCTGGGCTACAAGCCCCGCCACAAGGAAGGCTACTTCCCGGTGCCGCCCACCGACAAGTTCCAGGACCTGCGCACCGAGATGATGATGGTCCTGGAGGGTCTGGGCATCGACGTCGAGTGCCAGCACCACGAGGTGGCCACCGCCGGCCAGGCCGAGATCGACATGCGCTTCAAGCCCCTGGTCCAGATGGGCGACCAGCTCATGTGGTTCAAGTACGTGCTCAAGAACGTCGCCTACCGCAAGGGCCACACCGTCACCTTCATGCCCAAGCCGATGTTCGGCGACAACGGCACCGGCATGCACACCCATGTCTCCCTCTGGAAGGACGGCCAGCCCACCTTTGCCGGCGACAAGTATGCCGGCCTGTCCCAGAATGCGCTGTACGCCATCGGCGGCATCCTCAAGCACGGCCGGGCCCTGTGCGCCATCTGCAACCCGACCACCAACTCCTACAAGCGCCTGGTGCCGGGCTACGAGGCGCCGGTGAACCTGGCCTACTCCAGCCGCAACCGCAGCGCCTCGGTGCGGATCCCCATGTATTCCGACTCGCCCAAGGCCAAGCGCATCGAGTTCAGGACCCCGGACCCGTCCTGCAACGGCTACATGGCCTTCTCGGCCATCCTCATGGCGGTGATCGACGGCATCCAGAACCGGATCGATCCCGGTGATCCCCTGGACAAGAACATCTACAGCCTCACCCCGGAACAGCTCGCCCAGGTGCCCTCCGCCCCTGGCTCCCTGCAGGAGGCGCTGGAGGCCTTGCAGGCTGACCATGCCTTCCTGCTGAAGGGCGACGTCTTCACCCAGGATGTCATCGACACCTGGATCGAATACAAGACCGAAAACGAGGTGGACCCGGTGCGGCTGCGCCCCCATCCCCACGAGTTCCTGCTTTACTTCGACATCTGAGCCGGCACCTGTTGTTCGGCTGCAGGGTCATCAAGGCCGGCCGGCGCACTCGGGCGCCAGCCGGCCTTTTTTTGCGGTGGGAAGGATGAGGCATGAGGAACAGAAGGCTCCGCCGGCGCTCCCAGGAGGCAGTCTTCCGCCTCCTGCCGGGGGGGACACCCCCTGCGCCCTCTGCGGCCGGGACACGATTCCCGAGCGCCTGGTCTGGGTGGGAGGCGACGGCTGGGTCTGCCTGGAGTGCCGGGCCGAGGTGGAAAGCTGCGGCTGCAGCGACGAATGAGCCGTTCTTGCGCCGTGGCGGTCATCTGAGGACCGCGTCCCAGACCCGCCGCACCTCCCGCCGCAGGTCGCTGAAAGCGGCAGCCGGCACCAGGGCCGGCTCCTCGGCCAGGGCCTGGCGGTGCAGGATGCCGCGCAGCTGGCCGTAGGATTCGGCCAGGCAGCGGGCATCGTTCTGGGCCAGGACGCCCGCCTCGGCCAGCGCGGCCAGAATCGCCTGGGTGCCGGTTGCCGTTGCCAGCTCCGGGTGGCGGTGGCAGGCGACCAGCACCCCGTACTGCGCCAGGAAATCGATATCCACCATGCCGCCCGGGTCCATCTTGGGATGGAAGAGCGCCGGGTCGTGGGGCTGCTCGGCGGCCAGGAGCCGCTGCCGCATCCGCAAGACCTCCTGGCGCAGGGTAGCCGCATCCCGGGGCTGGCCGAGGATAGCCGCTCGGGCCGGGCCGAAGGCGGCCATGAGCCCCTGGTCCCCGGCCACCGCCCGGGCGCGCACCAGGGCCTGGTGCTCCCAGGTCCAGGCTGCCGTGGCCTGGTAGTCCCAGAAGGACGCCAGCTCGCTCACCAGCATGCCGGCGTTGCCACTGGGCCGCAGCCGGCTGTCCACCGGGTAGAGGATGCCTGCCTCGGTCGGCGTGACCAGAAGATGGATCACCCGCTGGGCGAGGCGGGCGAAAAACTGGGGGCCGGGCAGGGGCTGGGCCCCGGTGGTCGGCTCTTGGCCCTGGGCGGTGTGGAGGAAGACCAGGTCCAGGTCCGAGGTGAAGGCCAGCTCGTGGGCTCCGAAGGTGCCGTAGGCCACCACCAGGATGCCCCGATCGTGGCCAGTGGGATCCGAGGACAGCCGGGGCCGGCCATGCCGGGCCACCAGATGGGTCCAGGCGAGATCGATCACCGCCGCCAGGATCGCCTCGGCCAGGCTGCTGAGCCGCTGGCAGGCGGTGCGATTGTCGATCCGCTCCTCGCACACGGCCAGGGCCAGACGCAGGATCTGGGCCTGCTTCAGCCGCCGGAGGCTGTCGGCGCAATCCTCGGGATCGAGGCCAGCCAGGGGAGCGAGGCCAGCCTCGATGGCGGCCTGCCAGCGGTCCGCCTCGGCGAGGTCCCCCAGGTCCGGTTCCAGGAGATCATCCAGGAGCCGGGGCAGGCGGCGGATCTGGGTGGCCAGCCAGGGGCTGGCCTGGCAGATGCCGGCCAGGCGGGGCAGGACCCCGGGGTTTTCGGCCAACAGGGC
This sequence is a window from Thermodesulfobacteriota bacterium. Protein-coding genes within it:
- the glnA gene encoding type I glutamate--ammonia ligase, coding for MSKKAVLEMAKERGAKVVDIRFLDFPGVWQHFTVPISELSESSFDDGFGFDGSSIRGWQPIHASDMLVIPDPTTAKMDPFFEVPTLVLIGDIVDPLTRVPYSRDPRNIAKKAEAYLASTGLGDTAFFGPEAEFFIFDDVRFSSNPYGSFYQIDSVEGIWNSDRDENPNLGYKPRHKEGYFPVPPTDKFQDLRTEMMMVLEGLGIDVECQHHEVATAGQAEIDMRFKPLVQMGDQLMWFKYVLKNVAYRKGHTVTFMPKPMFGDNGTGMHTHVSLWKDGQPTFAGDKYAGLSQNALYAIGGILKHGRALCAICNPTTNSYKRLVPGYEAPVNLAYSSRNRSASVRIPMYSDSPKAKRIEFRTPDPSCNGYMAFSAILMAVIDGIQNRIDPGDPLDKNIYSLTPEQLAQVPSAPGSLQEALEALQADHAFLLKGDVFTQDVIDTWIEYKTENEVDPVRLRPHPHEFLLYFDI